A DNA window from Pseudomonadota bacterium contains the following coding sequences:
- a CDS encoding crotonase/enoyl-CoA hydratase family protein — MSSRLTLHVDDQIALVTLSRADRHNALDLAMFEEIDAVIKRLRKDRSLRAVVVTGEGEDFCTGIDVKSVLESRITSVKLLFKWLPGQSNLVQRISTGWRAIPCPVIMALHGRVWGGGLQIALGGDLRVASPETDLSILEARWGLLPDMGGTLCLREQLPVDVAKYLAMTAKHMTAAQALHYRLITEVAEQPLDRAMAIAAQISCQSPDSVAAVKKLYNRSAWHSQRYALARETWYQIKILLGKNQRTKTYRELNPDKPAKDFAARMDW; from the coding sequence ATGTCATCAAGACTGACCTTGCACGTCGACGATCAGATCGCCCTGGTCACCCTCTCTCGCGCCGACCGCCACAACGCCCTGGACCTGGCGATGTTCGAGGAGATCGACGCAGTCATCAAAAGACTGCGGAAGGACAGATCCCTCCGCGCCGTGGTGGTCACCGGGGAGGGCGAGGACTTCTGCACGGGCATCGACGTGAAGTCGGTGCTCGAGTCGCGCATCACCTCCGTGAAGCTACTGTTCAAGTGGCTGCCCGGTCAGTCGAACCTCGTACAGCGCATCTCCACCGGCTGGCGGGCGATACCGTGCCCGGTGATCATGGCCCTGCACGGACGCGTATGGGGTGGTGGCCTGCAGATCGCGTTGGGTGGGGACTTGCGAGTCGCAAGCCCCGAGACGGATCTCTCCATCCTGGAGGCGCGCTGGGGGCTGCTGCCCGACATGGGCGGCACCCTCTGCCTGCGCGAGCAACTGCCCGTGGATGTGGCTAAGTATCTGGCGATGACCGCGAAGCACATGACCGCCGCACAGGCTCTTCATTACCGGCTGATCACCGAGGTTGCCGAGCAACCCTTGGATCGCGCCATGGCCATTGCCGCGCAGATCAGCTGCCAGTCGCCGGACAGCGTGGCGGCGGTGAAGAAACTCTATAACCGAAGCGCCTGGCACTCCCAACGCTACGCGCTGGCGCGCGAAACCTGGTACCAGATCAAGATCCTGTTGGGGAAGAACCAGCGGACCAAGACCTACCGAGAGCTCAATCCCGACAAGCCTGCCAAGGACTTCGCCGCGCGCATGGACTGGTAG
- a CDS encoding Plug domain-containing protein, which produces MSRSFLQLPATARKSPSRRPCLSHLGENQSLAQIPRAVRALDRADLTRYQQQSTSVQEILGRVVPGFATPNTDGSAGPLPPRGRDPLNLIDGVPIATNTNCSRFLDRFDPLGIGRIEVVYGPTSLYGAGATGGVIQFSPATRSRRTAVRLRHAGALLRDGRGRTV; this is translated from the coding sequence ATGTCGCGGAGTTTTCTGCAGCTCCCGGCGACCGCGCGGAAGAGCCCATCGAGGAGACCTTGCTTATCTCATCTCGGCGAAAATCAGTCGCTTGCGCAGATACCACGGGCCGTTCGGGCCCTTGACCGCGCCGATCTGACCCGCTACCAACAGCAGAGCACCAGCGTGCAGGAGATCCTGGGGCGCGTGGTGCCCGGCTTCGCCACACCGAACACGGACGGCAGCGCAGGCCCCCTACCCCCGCGCGGCCGCGATCCCCTGAACCTGATCGACGGCGTGCCGATCGCTACCAACACCAACTGCTCGCGCTTCCTCGACAGGTTCGATCCACTGGGCATCGGCCGCATCGAAGTGGTCTACGGCCCAACGTCGCTTTATGGCGCGGGCGCCACTGGCGGCGTCATCCAGTTTTCACCCGCGACACGCAGTCGCAGAACTGCAGTGAGACTTCGGCACGCAGGTGCGCTCCTACGTGACGGACGAGGACGCACGGTCTGA
- a CDS encoding DUF2891 domain-containing protein, producing the protein MIRLYALPVIATLLLASTSAFPNDSPPAPEEALLDQPLTLEQANRLAGLPLACLQQEYPNKLGQTIGSAEDLGEPSALHPAFYGCFDWHSAVHGHWSLVALLRRYPDLARGEEGRRILAQHLTAANVAREVEYFQGEHNKTYERTYGWAWLLKLDQELAAWDAPLAQELHGNLQPLSALIVERYLEFLPKLNYAIRTGEHPNTAFGLTFAFDYAQYHGHGELLDAVGVAARRFYADDAHCPLTWEPGGYDFLSPCLTEIDIMRRVLPPQAFHRWLQRFLPDLTKPGYTLAVGRVSDRSDGKLVHLDGLNFSRAWALIGLADRFPERYGHLLALAGEHMDHSLPNLVGDRYEGGHWLGSFALYALMR; encoded by the coding sequence TTGATCCGCCTCTACGCCCTGCCAGTGATCGCCACCCTGCTGCTGGCCTCGACCTCCGCGTTCCCCAACGACTCGCCGCCGGCCCCTGAAGAGGCGCTGCTCGACCAGCCGCTCACCTTGGAGCAAGCGAATCGTCTAGCCGGTCTTCCCCTCGCATGTCTGCAGCAGGAGTACCCCAACAAGCTGGGGCAAACGATCGGCAGCGCCGAGGACCTCGGCGAACCGAGCGCACTACATCCGGCCTTCTACGGCTGCTTTGACTGGCACAGTGCCGTACATGGCCACTGGTCCCTGGTAGCACTGCTTCGCCGCTACCCCGACCTCGCCCGGGGCGAGGAAGGACGGCGCATCCTGGCCCAACACTTGACCGCAGCGAACGTCGCGCGAGAAGTGGAGTACTTCCAGGGCGAGCACAACAAGACCTACGAGCGCACCTACGGCTGGGCGTGGCTATTGAAGCTCGATCAGGAGCTGGCCGCATGGGATGCGCCTCTGGCTCAGGAGCTGCACGGCAACCTCCAGCCCCTCAGTGCGCTGATCGTAGAGCGCTACCTCGAGTTTCTGCCGAAGCTCAACTACGCCATCCGCACGGGGGAACACCCCAACACTGCCTTCGGCCTCACCTTCGCCTTTGACTATGCGCAATACCACGGTCACGGCGAGCTATTGGATGCTGTAGGGGTCGCCGCGAGACGCTTCTACGCCGACGATGCGCACTGCCCGCTCACCTGGGAGCCCGGGGGCTACGACTTCCTCAGCCCGTGCCTCACGGAGATCGACATCATGCGTCGCGTGCTGCCGCCGCAGGCCTTCCACCGCTGGCTGCAGCGCTTCTTGCCGGACTTGACCAAGCCCGGCTACACGCTTGCGGTAGGTCGCGTGTCCGATCGCTCCGATGGCAAGCTCGTGCACCTGGACGGGCTGAACTTCAGCCGCGCCTGGGCCCTGATCGGACTCGCCGATCGGTTCCCAGAACGCTACGGACATCTCCTGGCGTTGGCGGGGGAGCACATGGATCACTCCCTGCCGAATCTGGTCGGCGACCGCTACGAGGGCGGCCACTGGTTGGGCAGTTTTGCGCTGTACGCCCTCATGAGGTAA
- the azu gene encoding azurin, whose product MMSPRAVLLIATAGWLGLAGAASAADCSVDIEVGDALTYSVTQITPDASCETVTINLKHTGQLPAAVMGHNWVLSKPGDFDAITAAAPAAGPAKHYVPDDEKVIASTTLVGGGESTSIEVPMKGLSGEYVYFCSFPGHWAAMKGTLTIG is encoded by the coding sequence ATGATGTCACCGCGCGCCGTCCTATTGATCGCCACTGCGGGCTGGCTGGGCCTCGCTGGAGCTGCGTCCGCCGCCGACTGCAGCGTCGATATCGAGGTGGGAGATGCGCTGACCTACAGCGTCACGCAGATCACCCCTGATGCATCCTGCGAGACGGTCACCATCAACCTCAAACATACGGGCCAGCTGCCCGCCGCCGTAATGGGGCACAACTGGGTGCTCTCAAAGCCCGGTGATTTCGATGCGATCACCGCGGCAGCGCCCGCGGCAGGTCCTGCGAAACACTACGTACCGGACGACGAGAAGGTCATCGCGTCGACGACACTCGTCGGCGGCGGTGAGTCCACCAGCATCGAGGTGCCCATGAAGGGACTCTCGGGCGAGTACGTGTACTTCTGTTCCTTCCCCGGCCACTGGGCGGCGATGAAGGGCACGCTGACCATCGGCTAG
- a CDS encoding S24/S26 family peptidase, protein MRLPSSLAWRVQRVAGDSMTPALAAGDYVVLRPYTGRRAPRAGDVVSFRTAHGRQMIKRLQAEVGDGRWSVAGDGVRSMPSIDLGAIPSSAFQGRVVWRIKAPSQRAARIPK, encoded by the coding sequence ATGCGGTTGCCCTCATCTCTTGCCTGGCGCGTCCAGCGGGTGGCTGGCGATAGCATGACGCCAGCCCTGGCCGCGGGCGATTACGTCGTGCTTCGCCCGTACACCGGGCGTCGCGCTCCCAGGGCGGGGGACGTGGTCAGCTTCCGAACTGCGCACGGTCGCCAGATGATCAAGCGCCTGCAGGCTGAAGTGGGAGATGGGCGTTGGTCCGTGGCGGGCGACGGTGTGCGGTCGATGCCGTCGATCGACCTCGGCGCTATCCCCAGCAGCGCGTTTCAAGGCCGAGTGGTGTGGCGCATAAAGGCACCCAGCCAACGCGCTGCACGCATACCCAAATGA
- the sodN gene encoding superoxide dismutase, Ni has translation MFHRLFRTADDLGLIATADAHCDIPCKIYDPAVALIAALSVVRMMDVLAEAASKPAGLERDASIARSVAIKELEAAKVKDEIRVIWGDYFKAPQIEAHPKVHELTHSIMMCASRCKQGVNRADGEELVELVNQFAEMFWQSKGVATERRAAPYPPGIDVVRPA, from the coding sequence ATGTTCCATCGCTTGTTTCGTACCGCCGATGATCTCGGCCTGATCGCCACGGCCGACGCCCACTGCGACATTCCCTGCAAGATCTACGACCCGGCGGTGGCGCTAATCGCTGCGCTGTCGGTGGTTCGCATGATGGATGTGCTGGCGGAGGCTGCCAGCAAACCGGCAGGGCTGGAGCGCGATGCCTCCATCGCCCGAAGCGTGGCGATCAAGGAACTGGAGGCGGCCAAGGTCAAGGACGAGATCCGGGTCATCTGGGGCGACTACTTCAAGGCGCCGCAGATCGAAGCGCACCCGAAGGTGCACGAACTGACCCACAGCATCATGATGTGCGCGAGCCGCTGTAAGCAGGGCGTCAACCGAGCGGATGGTGAGGAGCTGGTTGAGCTCGTCAATCAATTTGCAGAGATGTTCTGGCAGTCCAAGGGGGTGGCGACGGAGCGACGTGCAGCGCCGTACCCGCCCGGTATTGACGTCGTACGGCCCGCCTGA
- a CDS encoding PepSY-associated TM helix domain-containing protein — MDRARHLRVFDLHSWTGITLGLFVFVVSFTGCIALFARDEILAWADPAQRLDVPAQPIAIGEQYQAFLDANTPDQGRVQFTSIGYPNEYEPYYHAYLTAQDAEGEQVLAERRWNAQTGEVLPERGEGLAIWLLDFHRDLMWPDALGGRQIGRFLVGLAGIMLLLSIVSGVITHSKILQEFFALRFQRQVRLIWQDTHKVAGLWGLPFYATIAFTGAMLGIVTLVGPLIAFMVVKGDTETLIEVMGLGQTPPSGVPAEMLPIDGMFDRVNPVNGMHPETVIVANYGNDNATYQLQYPADTELLITEPVLLSAVTGERVPSVATDDRSVPFRAYSAMAPLHYGTYGGLSLKFFYLAMGLSLCVITALGNVMWIERRLHGREGKRSAAYYGVLSKLTVGVTMGLTVATVSVFYLDKLYAGAESARLSTTGWTYFAVWFLAIAYAFTRPNTYASTRHLMGIGAVGLMGLPVLNAVTTGGISQVLNSGHAVTDATDLTFLLLGALFLAIAIKLPGTRPERRERRASKAREPRTSTSQPALPVTAARSKAD; from the coding sequence ATGGATCGCGCCCGTCACCTTCGCGTCTTCGACCTACACTCCTGGACCGGCATCACGCTCGGCCTGTTCGTGTTCGTCGTGTCCTTCACCGGCTGTATCGCCCTGTTCGCCCGGGACGAGATTCTCGCGTGGGCTGACCCCGCACAGCGCCTGGACGTGCCCGCGCAGCCGATCGCCATCGGCGAGCAGTATCAGGCGTTTCTCGACGCCAACACCCCCGATCAGGGGCGCGTCCAGTTCACTAGCATCGGGTATCCCAACGAATACGAGCCCTACTACCACGCTTACCTAACGGCCCAGGATGCCGAGGGTGAGCAGGTGCTCGCTGAACGCCGCTGGAATGCGCAGACGGGCGAAGTGCTGCCCGAGCGAGGGGAAGGCTTGGCTATCTGGCTGCTCGACTTCCACCGCGATCTGATGTGGCCCGACGCCCTTGGCGGCCGGCAGATTGGCCGGTTCTTGGTGGGGCTCGCCGGCATCATGCTGCTGCTGTCGATCGTGAGCGGAGTGATCACGCACAGCAAGATCCTGCAGGAGTTCTTCGCGCTTCGCTTCCAGCGACAGGTCCGCTTGATTTGGCAGGACACGCACAAGGTGGCGGGCCTGTGGGGGCTTCCGTTCTACGCCACCATCGCCTTCACCGGCGCCATGCTCGGTATCGTCACCCTGGTGGGCCCACTCATTGCGTTCATGGTGGTGAAGGGCGACACGGAGACCTTGATCGAGGTGATGGGCCTCGGACAAACCCCACCGAGCGGCGTGCCGGCCGAGATGCTGCCCATCGATGGCATGTTCGACCGCGTAAACCCCGTGAACGGGATGCATCCCGAAACCGTTATCGTCGCCAACTATGGGAACGACAACGCCACCTATCAGCTGCAGTACCCGGCGGATACGGAGCTGCTCATCACCGAGCCCGTCCTGCTGAGCGCGGTGACCGGTGAGCGCGTGCCCTCGGTGGCGACCGACGATCGCTCCGTGCCGTTTCGCGCCTACTCGGCGATGGCGCCCCTTCACTACGGGACCTACGGCGGCCTATCGCTGAAGTTCTTCTATCTGGCTATGGGCCTGTCTCTTTGCGTGATCACGGCGCTCGGCAACGTGATGTGGATCGAGCGGCGCCTGCACGGGCGCGAGGGTAAGCGCTCCGCGGCGTACTACGGAGTGTTGAGCAAGCTTACCGTGGGCGTGACCATGGGGCTCACGGTGGCAACCGTGTCCGTTTTCTATCTTGACAAGCTCTACGCAGGAGCTGAGTCAGCGCGACTGTCGACGACCGGTTGGACCTACTTCGCCGTGTGGTTCCTCGCGATCGCCTACGCGTTTACCCGCCCCAACACCTATGCCTCAACGCGTCACCTAATGGGTATCGGAGCTGTTGGCCTCATGGGCCTGCCTGTGCTGAATGCGGTGACCACTGGCGGCATCTCGCAGGTGCTGAACAGCGGTCACGCAGTCACCGACGCCACGGACCTGACCTTCCTGCTCCTAGGGGCGCTCTTCCTTGCGATCGCCATCAAGCTGCCCGGGACCCGACCTGAACGTCGTGAGCGTCGCGCTAGCAAGGCGCGAGAACCGCGCACATCGACGAGTCAGCCCGCCCTTCCGGTCACCGCGGCACGCTCAAAGGCGGACTGA